One window of Campylobacter avium LMG 24591 genomic DNA carries:
- a CDS encoding autotransporter outer membrane beta-barrel domain-containing protein, with amino-acid sequence MQDERKTYQGNLIHHNMLGRIANNLNKPKYAFNTKSKFASLASYYKPYYVNLEEQESDNFYISALAGYSNYKSSSGSEFGLSFGYDKEIEDEFFAGFYASISKSYINTEGMNLDGFNYSLGLYSRVYMPYSLELDVLGYYANNHNKYDRIFAGLSLHQGDYKRHNIGAQARLGYRFEFKNEHSLKPYLGILGSYYHMPSYKENGILPISRSTNTFTSLYGVLGIEYRKILDSGSFFISLEGVNGKAVFGDKNYEMSIGQEKISYENEKETFANLLQVHLFLCLRTLI; translated from the coding sequence ATGCAAGATGAAAGAAAAACATATCAAGGAAATCTTATACATCACAATATGTTAGGTCGTATAGCAAATAATCTTAATAAACCAAAATACGCCTTTAACACAAAATCTAAATTTGCAAGCTTAGCAAGTTATTATAAACCTTACTATGTAAATTTAGAAGAACAAGAAAGTGATAATTTCTATATCTCTGCCTTAGCAGGATATAGTAATTATAAAAGTAGTTCAGGCTCTGAATTTGGTCTAAGCTTTGGATATGATAAAGAAATAGAAGATGAGTTCTTTGCTGGTTTTTATGCTTCTATAAGTAAGTCTTATATAAACACAGAGGGTATGAATTTAGATGGATTTAACTATAGTTTAGGTTTATACTCAAGAGTTTATATGCCATATTCACTTGAGCTTGATGTATTAGGATACTATGCAAATAATCATAATAAATACGATAGAATTTTTGCTGGTTTAAGTCTTCATCAAGGAGATTATAAAAGACATAATATAGGAGCACAAGCTAGACTTGGATATAGATTTGAATTTAAAAATGAACATAGTTTAAAACCTTATCTTGGTATATTAGGAAGTTATTATCATATGCCTTCTTATAAAGAAAATGGAATACTACCTATAAGCAGAAGCACAAATACTTTTACAAGCTTATATGGTGTTTTAGGTATAGAGTATAGAAAAATACTAGATAGTGGAAGCTTTTTTATATCCTTAGAAGGAGTTAATGGAAAAGCTGTCTTTGGAGATAAAAACTATGAAATGAGCATAGGACAAGAAAAAATATCTTATGAAAATGAAAAAGAAACTTTTGCAAATCTTTTGCAGGTGCATCTTTTTCTATGTCTAAGGACTTTGATATAA